One window from the genome of Thermaerobacter marianensis DSM 12885 encodes:
- a CDS encoding HD-GYP domain-containing protein, whose amino-acid sequence MGRTPVRMQGDEIRYLVAVLRRHDLPTLRHSQRVASLARGIARLLGWDRDSLQMLTVAGLLHDVGKLAVDPAILNKPGRLTDEEWEAIRRHPVVSEELVLRATGSSRIAAWVRSHHERWDGGGYPDGLSGTAIPLASRLLALADAFDAMTEGRPYHLQPLTVDAALAEIDRQSARQFDPELAPLFIAMIRARPPLPGDLPRQWPPQ is encoded by the coding sequence GTGGGCAGAACGCCAGTGCGGATGCAAGGCGACGAGATTCGGTACCTGGTGGCGGTGTTGCGACGCCACGATCTCCCCACACTTCGCCATAGTCAACGCGTCGCGTCCCTGGCCCGCGGCATCGCCCGGCTTTTGGGGTGGGATCGCGACAGCCTGCAGATGTTGACCGTCGCCGGCTTGCTCCACGACGTGGGCAAGCTGGCGGTGGACCCGGCGATCCTGAACAAGCCGGGCCGGTTGACCGATGAAGAATGGGAGGCCATCCGCCGGCACCCCGTCGTGAGTGAGGAGCTGGTATTGCGGGCCACCGGCTCCTCCCGGATCGCCGCCTGGGTGCGGTCTCACCACGAGCGCTGGGACGGTGGCGGGTATCCCGACGGCTTGAGCGGTACCGCGATCCCGCTGGCATCGCGGTTGCTAGCGCTGGCGGACGCCTTCGACGCGATGACGGAAGGGAGGCCGTACCACCTGCAGCCGCTCACGGTGGATGCGGCCCTCGCGGAGATCGATCGCCAGTCGGCGCGCCAATTCGACCCGGAGCTGGCGCCCTTGTTCATCGCCATGATCCGGGCCAGACCGCC